The nucleotide sequence GACAAACGAAGACGCCAAGGCGGGTAATCTCAACAACGCGCTTGGGCATACGCAGGGCGAACTGATCGTGACACTGGATGCCGACATGATCCCCCGACCGGAATTTTTGCAACGGACGGTCGGCTTTTTTACCGATGAAAAGCTGGCCTTTGTTCAGGCGCCGCAGGCCTTTTACAATCAAGATATCTTCCAGTACAACCTGCTGCAGGGCTGGAATATTCCCAATGAGCAGGACATGTTCATGCGGGTCGTTCAAGCGGGGAGGGATCGTCACAATGCGGCCATGTACATCGGCAGCAACACCGTTTTCCGCCGCAGCGCCCTGGCGGCGATCGGCGGCTTTGCAACAGGCACCATCACCGAAGATATGGCGACGGGCATGCTGCTGCAAGCAAAAGGTTACCGAACGATATATCTGAATGAGATCCTTGCCGAAGGGCTGTCGGCAGAGTCTTTTTCCGACTATATCCGCCAGCGGATTCGTTGGGCCAGGGGGAACGTGCAGACGGCGCGCAAGTGGAATCCCTTGACAGTTCCCGGATTGACGGTGGCGCAGCGCCTCTTGTATGGCGATTCGGTTCTTTACTGGTATTCAGGCTTGTTCAAGCTGACCTTTATCTTGTCGCCCCTGGCTTACCTCTTGCTGGGTATCCCTGTGATGCAGACGGATGTACAGGGTATCCTGACCTTTTGGCTGCCCCAATTTGTGCTTTCCGCGATCTGCTTTCGCCTTTGCACCGGAAAGATGCGCGATATCTTTTGGAGCAATATCTATGAAACAGCGGTGGCGCCGGCTGTGCTTCGGGCTGTTCTTGGAGAGACCTTGTTTGGGAAAGGCGCAAAATTTGAGGTGACACCCAAAGGGGTGACGGGACAGCGACATTTTTTTCACCGGCGCCTTGCTGCGCCCCACCTGATCCTGCTGATGTTGAGTCTCGCTGGATTGCTTGTCGGAAGTTACCGGCTTTATGAGGGTGGCGGAGGAGAGGCGGGGGCCATTCTTGTCAATCTCTTTTGGGCAATATACAATGTCGGCGGTCTCTCCGGCGCCGTCCTGTTAGCCTGGGAACCGCCTCGCATGCGGGAGAAAGAACGGTTCGAACGGTCCTATCAAGCCGCATTAACCGTGTCTACCTCTGGCGAAAGGACGCATTCCTTTGAGGCGGTTACACTTGACATAAGTGAATCGGGATGTTGTCTATTGCTGCGTCAAGCGCAACCGCTACCTGCCCATGTGGGTGTTGACATATTTGGCGGTGAACACCATACTTTGCAAGGGCGTGTGGTTTATTGTGACAATCATCCCCGTGGTTATCGGGTGGCCATCGCCTTTGAGCCAATGGAAAAACCAGTTTTTCAGCTCTGGATCCGTGAGGTCTACGGAAAAAAGCCGAAGGAGGCCTTCCCTTCCATGGGAAACCGGTTTGGTTGGCTCGACTTATTTCCCCGGTATATCAGTCACCTTCTGTTGCGGCGCTTGCCGAAGCGCCAGCAGACAGGGCGTCTCCGTGTGATGGGCGCCTTCCAGAGGGAAAGGGAAGCCGCAGGTGAACGGCGGTAACCTGAACCGCTTTTTGGAAGAAAGAAACAACCGCCTGTAAGAACGGCGGCTGTGAAGAAATCTATGTATGCGCCTTCAACAGGGTCAATCCATCAACAAAGCTGAATCTTTTGGTCCTCCAGTTCCTGAAGGTACCCGCTCAACTGTTCTTGTGGAATCCGCTCAAGCCTGTCCTCGACAAGGGCCTCCAGATCCATGCCGTACAACAGGAGCGGCGCTAGGGGGTGGTCGTTTACACCTAAGAAGCGGCAAAGAAAAAGTGGGGAAGCTGAGAGGATGTCCTCGATCCACTGTTGTCGAACTTCTTCCGGCAGGTTTTGTCGATCTGCCATGGAGTGAACCCCCCATTCTGTTTGTTCATTATGTCCATTATATCACAAGGGTTGACAAGGTTGAATCATTTAAATTATTTATTCAATACAATCGATAAAAAAAGGATAAACATGAGGGCGGATCGCCATACCTTTTTGCCGGATCATTGATTCGGGTATCGGCTGAAGATGCGAGATAACGTGGGATATATTTAGGGCAAAGAGGCGCGTGACAACAAATGCACGTACTGAGGCGCTTGTGCTCGCGTTTGTCCAGTCGGCGTAAAGAGTTAACAAAGGAGTTTTTGTGAAAAAACACACAAAAACTCCTGTTTTTATCGTAAAATAATGGTTGTCAAATCGATTTTATGGTAAGCGAAAGGAGTCCTGCGCATGTTTGTCTCTCACATCACGTCCATCCCGGGTGTCAGGCTGGAGGGGACTGGGATTGTCAATGCCATGAAACAATCGCTGATCGGACCGGCTCAAGGGTGGGACGGTTGGTCGATGCGATTGTTTACACTGGCCGAAGGCGGTCAGACGCCTCGGCACAGCCATCCATGGCCGCACATCAATTATATCGTCGGTGGGCAGGGAACGCTGTTTTTGGGCGGCCAGGAGCAGCCTGTTCAAACCGGTTCGATAGCCTACATACCAGGAGGAGAAGAACACCAGTTTCGCAACATTTCTGGTCAAGACTTTGCTTTTATCTGTATCGTTCCGGCGGAAGCGGATAAGTAGCATTATCTTTTCTGCTCTTTCTTAATTCCTAAAAACCTGAGAAAACCACGGAGTCACTGAGTTCTTTCCCTTTGGCGCTGCGTTTG is from Heliomicrobium gestii and encodes:
- a CDS encoding cupin domain-containing protein; translated protein: MFVSHITSIPGVRLEGTGIVNAMKQSLIGPAQGWDGWSMRLFTLAEGGQTPRHSHPWPHINYIVGGQGTLFLGGQEQPVQTGSIAYIPGGEEHQFRNISGQDFAFICIVPAEADK
- a CDS encoding glycosyltransferase family 2 protein, translating into MEKQGKRDYRRYGMTALVIAANISSWLYLGWRTAETLPDSGVALIWGSLLLISEWIQAGQSVVFYSLSLHPSRREPPALPLQPPAVDVFVATYNEPKHILRSTVAGCRNLEYPEEQLRIWLCDDDRREEVRQLAEEMGVGYFSRRTNEDAKAGNLNNALGHTQGELIVTLDADMIPRPEFLQRTVGFFTDEKLAFVQAPQAFYNQDIFQYNLLQGWNIPNEQDMFMRVVQAGRDRHNAAMYIGSNTVFRRSALAAIGGFATGTITEDMATGMLLQAKGYRTIYLNEILAEGLSAESFSDYIRQRIRWARGNVQTARKWNPLTVPGLTVAQRLLYGDSVLYWYSGLFKLTFILSPLAYLLLGIPVMQTDVQGILTFWLPQFVLSAICFRLCTGKMRDIFWSNIYETAVAPAVLRAVLGETLFGKGAKFEVTPKGVTGQRHFFHRRLAAPHLILLMLSLAGLLVGSYRLYEGGGGEAGAILVNLFWAIYNVGGLSGAVLLAWEPPRMREKERFERSYQAALTVSTSGERTHSFEAVTLDISESGCCLLLRQAQPLPAHVGVDIFGGEHHTLQGRVVYCDNHPRGYRVAIAFEPMEKPVFQLWIREVYGKKPKEAFPSMGNRFGWLDLFPRYISHLLLRRLPKRQQTGRLRVMGAFQREREAAGERR